TTTTTCTATTTCCTCATACTCATCTTTCTGTGAATAGTGCAAAATAACAACTGCCACAAAACCAAGTAAAGAAAATATCAAAAGCCCTAAAAGATTTTTATCCAGCAGAAAAAGTGCTGAAGTTATATAAAAAACCAAAGACTGCCTGGTTATCATGTTTCCATCTCCATATTTTCTGGTAAAAGCTCAACCTTCAATAGCTTTCTGCTTTCTATTTCTTGCTGAGACATAACTTTATCTGCCTTTAGCTTAATTACAGAGAAAGGATGAATCTTACCGTTTGGTAGCTTCACATTAACCTGGGTAATTCTTTCTTCTGTGTATCCTTTTTCTATGAGCTCATCTATTACTTTATCCTCATGAACTGGTTGTCCTATATGTTCTGATATTTGTCGTATAAGCTTTTCCTTATGCAGTGCTGGATTAACTACCAAGAAATAATCTCCAGTGTAAAACCAGAAGTTTGTGGATACCCTTGTCCATTGCTTGAAGAAGTCCACATACATACCTGCTAAATCTATGCTTATTGATTCTTGTTCTTCCTGTGTTTCAACAAACGGTTCATTCCTTTCTTCTGCAACGCTCATACCGTCTGCCTTCCTCAAAATGTGCAAAATGGGATTATTAAGCATGATTTTGTAATGTTCTAAATGAATAGCCTCAAGCATCATTGTGATAAATTGAAAGTCATAAAGGAAACTCTCATAATATTTCTTTCCTGCTCTTTCCAGAAGTATCCCAAATACCATTCCAGATAGGTGGGTAGAGTTTATGTAGTTAATGCTGGAATTTTCCTTTTCTCTTATAAAGCTATCCTGAATATCCTTCAAAGAAGTTATAAAAGGCACATAATAATAAGCAGTTTCAACCTGATAAACGGCTATTTTGCCTATATCATGTAAAAGACCTGTTAAAGCAAGATGAAACATGAATTTTTCCTTTCTGGTCTGGTAAGCTC
The sequence above is a segment of the Persephonella sp. genome. Coding sequences within it:
- a CDS encoding TraI domain-containing protein, giving the protein YLEPFIRELENISYGYKASKDHHHTGEDGLFQHSVDVANKMLDIFLENEDKYLPRFENEKTGAYQTRKEKFMFHLALTGLLHDIGKIAVYQVETAYYYVPFITSLKDIQDSFIREKENSSINYINSTHLSGMVFGILLERAGKKYYESFLYDFQFITMMLEAIHLEHYKIMLNNPILHILRKADGMSVAEERNEPFVETQEEQESISIDLAGMYVDFFKQWTRVSTNFWFYTGDYFLVVNPALHKEKLIRQISEHIGQPVHEDKVIDELIEKGYTEERITQVNVKLPNGKIHPFSVIKLKADKVMSQQEIESRKLLKVELLPENMEMET